A part of Arachis hypogaea cultivar Tifrunner chromosome 12, arahy.Tifrunner.gnm2.J5K5, whole genome shotgun sequence genomic DNA contains:
- the LOC114924908 gene encoding uncharacterized protein, translating into MEVEHKAYWAVKECNSRLGGAGIERKLQLEELECLRLEAYENSRLYKEKVKAVHDKNIKRREFRDGDQVLLYNSRLRLMAGKLRSRWDGPYMVEKVELYGVVHLSHPSSPTFFKVNGHRLKLYHGVKVKNNKELEIFLLKDPAKKED; encoded by the coding sequence atggaggtggaacacaaggcttactGGGCTGTGAAGGAATGCAACTCACGATTGGGAGGAGCCGgaattgaaagaaaattacaACTGGAGGAATTGGAGTGCCTTCGGCTAGAAGCGTATGAAAACTCAAGGCTCTACAAAGAAAAGGTGAAGGCGGTACATGACAAGAACATTAAGAGAAGGGAGTTTAGAGATGGAGATCAAGTCCTTctctacaactcaaggttgaGGTTAATGGCGGGCAAACTGAGGTCAAGGTGGGATGGACCCTACATGGTGGAGAAAGTGGAACTGTATGGAGTTGTCCACCTAAGTCACCCCTCAAGCCCTACCTTCTTCAAAGTCAATGGCCACCGTTTGAAGCTGTATCATGGtgtgaaagtgaagaacaacaaggagctggagatcttcctcttgaaggatcCAGCAAAGAAAGAGGACTGA